The genomic region CAATTGGGCAAATTGAcattgaaatttcattttgcaGCTGCCAAGATTTTAcattgaaatttcattttgcaGCTGCCAAGATTTTTGGGCTTCTTTTTGTATAGCCCAAACACTATTTTTTTGGGGttctttcttgatattttttgtgggtttgaattttatgtaCAAAACGTTTAGTTCATTTTAATTGGTATCTAGAAGGGATGGGGATCCCGACAATTCCcctatttcaaaaaaaaaaaaaaaccctaaaccctaaaccctaaaccctaaaccctaaaccctaaaccctaaacccctaaccctaaaccctaaaccctaaaccctaaaccctaaatcctaaaccctaaaccctaaaccctaaaccctaaaccctaaacccatAGTAAAAAACCATTCTTCACTTGCCAAATCCTCTCAACTTCTCACTAGAAGTGTGTGAGATTTAACACACTAAATCTTCCATCACCAACCACCACCAAACCACCACTTTTTGAgcctcaccaccaccaccaacagACAGCCCACCTCTTCCTCCACCGCGGCGTCACCGCCGCGCCGCCGCCGGCCGGGGGACGGTCGCCGGAAAATTCCACCGGCGAGTGAAGCCACACGCGCACCACCACTAGATGCGCCTCTGAGAACCCGTCACAACCATGGTGGTTTCGCACTGAACGGCCACCGGACGCCACCGTACGCGCCCGTCGAAGTCGCAGAAATCGCGCCCAAATCGCCCCAGATTCGGCGCCGgcttctctctaaaaatccGGCCGTTTCCCGACGAGTTACCGGCCGTGTCATATACCATTTTTATCGCCTTGATGAGCTCTACAATTCCCCTCAAACAATTTGAGGTTTCATGCACGCACGACGATGGGCTAAGTCCTCGACCGCCGATCACTTCCGCCGTCGATTCTCCGCCGTCACGGCGACCCACGGTCGCGGNNNNNNNNNNNNNNNNNNNNNNNNNNNNNNNNNNNNNNNNNNNNNNNNNNNNNNNNNNNNNNNNNNNNNNNNNNNNNNNNNNNNNNNNNNNNNNNNNNNNNNNNNNNNNNNNNNNNNNNNNNNNNNNNNNNNNNNNNNNNNNNNNNNNNNNNNNNNNNNNNNNNNNNNNNNNNNNNNNNNNNNNNNNNNNNNNNNNNNNNNNNNNNNNNNNNNNNNNNNNNTTGTTGACcgagttgactcggtcaacgGTCAACCCTCCTTTGACCGAGTTGACCCGGTCAACTCAGTCAACCGAACAGATTCAGCACCCGTCTTCCTCAATTCCGACGTCGAATTTTCCGAAGAAAACATTTGCTGAAGTCCTTGCACCAACACGGGCCTCGAAACCTGCAACACCGGCACCGCACAAATACTTCCCTGTAGACTTGCCATCGCCCGGTATCGGTACAGTTTTGACAGGCGACAAAGGTCCAACATTGCTATTCACAGATGATGAGACCGAAGTCCTTGCAGCTCCATTCAAATTTGCACTCGTGGGCAAATTTTCACATGGAGCACCCTCATACAGCATCCTGCACAAACTAATCGCTGGAACGGGCATCAAAAACAAATTCACGGTTAGTATGCTCAACACCAGACATGTCTTAATTTCCCTATCTTGTGAAGCGGATTTTTCTCGTCTGTGGTTGCGGCGTATTTGGTATATTCAGGGGTACCCAATGCGCGTCTTCAAGTGGACTCCTGCTTTCACACCGTCTAAGGAGTCATCAATTGTACCGGTGTGGGTTAGTTTTCCGGAGCTACCAGCACATCTGTTCCGCAAGGAAGTTCTATTCACGGTGGCGAGCATGATTGGAACTCCTCTGCAAATTGACGATGCGACACTCAATCAGTCCAAGCTCTCCAAGGCAAGGGCATGCATTGAATTGGATCTTCTCAAACCGCGCCTtgaaaactttcaaatccAGATTTGTGGGACAACTATTGTGCAACGTATTGAGTACGAGGATATCCCGCACTACTGCTCTTTGTGCAAACATGTTGGGCATCAAGACTCAGACTGCTATACGAAAGGCGATGCTCCGAAACCACCCCCTCGGAAGCCGAGCAATCGTGCTGGAAAGAAGGTTGCTGAAGAGGTCGGGCGAGGCAAAGCAGTGGCAAAGGAAACTGGTGAGAGCTCAAAGATGATGGACCAGCCTGCAAAGGACCCCAGGTACCAAACTGAACACAAAACTGATTCTATGGCTAGCgtggatgaaaatattgtttctGTTGATATTGCTAACACCACATGTGAGGAGggaaaagcaaataaaatgGCTGAAGGAAATTGGATACAAGTTGGAAATGCTACCATGCTTTTACAAGAGAATTCAGATAAGGGGGAGACTCTGGTTATCGATGCCACGCCATTGAAGATCTGCGATCCACCTTGCTTTACCAATTGCAACCCTGCAGACTCGGTTGAGCAGTTATTATTGGAGCTGGCATCCCCGGACAAACTGCCTAGAAATGATTTCATTGTAGAGATATTGCCGGAGTACTTGGTCAAGAATACAGAGTTAAAACTTCGAGTAATGAAACAGAGGAGTACTTCCTGCGGTCCAAGAATAAAGACAGACCGAATCAAGGAAAAgtggaagaaacaaaatggTTAATGtcctataattatgtaaagtAGTAGTACTCCtgcttttatgtttttgttgattttatattgtaatgttgactttgctttattttctatGAAGAAGGGATGGGGACTCTGAAAAGCTTCCCCCACCTTCGggtgtttaatttaaaaaaaaaaaaaaaaaaaaaccctaaaccctaaacccccAAACCCNNNNNNNNNNNNNNNNNNNNNNNNNNNNNNNNNNNNNNNNNNNNNNNNNNNNNNNNNNNNNNNNNNNNNNNNNNNNNNNNNNNNNNNNNNNNNNNNNNNNNNNNNNNNNNNNNNNNNNNNNNNNNNNNNNNNNNNNNNNNNNNNNNNNNNNNNNNNNNNNNNNNNNNNNNNNNNNNNNNNNNNNNNNNNNNNNNNNNNNNNNNNNNNNNNNNNNNNNNNNNNNNNNNNNNNNNNNNNNNNNNNNNNNNNNNNNNNNNNNNNNNNNNNNNNNNNNNNNNNNNNNNNNNNNNNNNNNNNNNNNNNNNNNNNNNNNNNNNNNNNNNNNNNNNNNNNNNNNNNNNNNNNNNNNNNNNNNNNNNNNNNNNNNNNNNNNNNNNNNNNNNNNNNNNNNNNNNNNNNNNNNNNNNNNNNNNNNNNNNNNNNNNNNNNNNNNNNNNNNNNNNNNNNNNNNNNNNNNNNNNNNNNNNNNNNNNNNNNNNNNNNNNNNNNNNNNNNNNNNNNNNNNNNNNNNNNNNNNNNNNNNNNNNNNNNNNNNNNNNNNNNNNNNNNNNNNNNNNNNNNNNNNNNNNNNNNNNNNNNNNNNNNNNNNNNNNNNNNNNNNNNNNNNNNNNNNNNNNNNNNNNNNNNNNNNNNNNNNNNNNNNNNNNNNNNNNNNNNNNNNNNNNNNNNNNNNNNNNNNNNNNNNNNNNNNNNNNNNNNNNNNNNNNNNNNNNNNNNNNNNNNNNNNNNNNNNNNNNNNNNNNNNNNNNNNNNNNNNNNNNNNNNNNNNNNNNNNNNNNNNNNNNNNNNNNNNNNNNNNNNNNNNNNNNNNNNNNNNNNNNNNNNNNNNNNNNNNNNNNNNNNNNNNNNNNNNNNNNNNNNNNNNNNNNNNNNNNNNNNNNNNNNNNNNNNNNNNNNNNNNNNNNNNNNNNNNNNNNNNNNNNNNNNNNNNNNNNNNNNNNNNNNNNNNNNNNNNNNNNNNNNNNNNNNNNNNNNNNNNNNNNNNNNNNNNNNNNNNNNNNNNNNNNNNNNNNNNNNNNNNNNNNNNNNNNNNNNNNNNNNNNNNNNNNNNNNNNNNNNNNNNNNNNNNNNNNNNNNNNNNNNNNNNNNNNNNNNNNNaaaccccaaaccccaaaccccaaaccccaaaccccaaaccccaaaccccaaaccccaaaccccaaaccccaaaccccaaaccccaaaccccaaaccccaaaccccaaaccccaaacccctAACCCCTAACCCCTAacccctaaaccctaaaccctaacccGAAACCCAAAACCCgaaaccccaaaccccaaaccccaaaccccaaaccccaaaccctaaTCCCAAACCCCacaaaccctaaaccctaagcCCTAAGCCCTAAGCCCTAAACCCAAAAACCCCACAAACCCCAAACCCAAACCCCAAAGCCCTAAGCCCTAAACCCAAAAACCCcacaaaccccaaaccccaaaccccaacCCCAAACCCTAAGCCCTAAACCCAAAAACCCCACAAACcacaaaccccaaaccccaaaccccaaaccctaaaaccctaaaccctaaaccctaaaccctaaaagGTATTCAGTATGAAAGCCACGTGGAACTCTCTGAGACAAACGAGAGCAATACAGCAGCTCATTAAGGAAATCTGGTGTCCATTTATTACCCCAACTATGTCTGTCTTCATGTGGAGACTTATCAACAACAAACTCCCAGTTGATGAGAAACTCCAGAAAAAAGGTATTCAGCTGGCCTCTAAGTGCTCTTGTTGTAATCACGTCGAAAGTCTCCAACACGTGTTCATTGAAGGCCCTGGAATCAGGCGTGTGTGGGAGCATTTTGCTAGGAAATTCAACATGAACCTTCCTAATACTGATAACATTGCTCTCCTTTTGAACTACTGGAGGATATCAGCTTTGGGGCAAAATCACATCAGAATGATTGTTCCCATGCTCATCTTGTGGTTTGGTTGGCTGGAAAGGAATGATGTGAAGCACcgaaacaaaaatttcaactcGGAACGTATCAAATGGAAGGTCCACCAACACATTGTCACCACTTTCAAAAGCAAAACATCCAAATGCATCAATTGGAAAGGGGACGGATACGTGGCGAAATCCATGGGATTCGATCTGGGATCGAGTTACAAGCCCAAAATCAAGATCGTTAAGTGGACCAAACCGGAGCTAGGGTGGATAAAAATCAACACCGATGGGGCCTCTAAAGGAAACCCAGGACGTGCTGGAGCAGGAGGAATTGCAAGAGATGAGGAGGGAGTAGTAACATTTGCATTTTATGAAACACTTGGAGATACTAATAATACGTTTGCGGAGGTCTTCGCCCTGTTTAAAGCCCTCCAACTCTGTCTAACTGAAAACATTCCACGGATCTGGATTGAGGTTGACGCGAACTGCATCCTCCATCTTGTGCAGCAATCTGAGAAAGCTCACTGGCTCCTTAAGCACATGCTCACGCACATTCGTTTGATGCTGAAAAAAGTGGAGTATAAGATCACGCATATTTACCGAGAGGGAAACAAAGCAGCTGATTACCTTGCTAACCTCGCATGCTCTACAAATAGCTCTAAAGTCTTCAGAGGAGAGGAGCTTCAAGGTCAACTCCTGGGGATCATCGAATGTGACCGACAAGGGATTCCCTACATCCGAACCAAGTGAACGAATTTTCAGGAAGTCCTCTGTTCTcgcattttctgttttttgggCTACTGCAACCTTGTTCTTTTTGCTGTTCTTTTCCCCTTTGCTGCTACTATTTCCCCTCTTACAGTTCTCCGCTGCTACTGCCGTTATTTACTGCTGCAAGGCTCCATTTTGTTGCTGTTGTTTGCTGCTCTGCTGCTTTTTCTTGTTGCTGCAGATTGCTGGTTaattgctgctgctgctggaAGTCCTTTCCTGTTTCTTTGCTGCCGCTGCTGCATGTCATTTTCTGCTGCAActctgttgctgctgctgttgttCTTAGCCACCTCCTGTTGCAActctgttgctgctgctgttgttCTTAGCCACCTCCTGCTGCTGCAAGTTCTGCACTGATGCAGCGAATCTACTGGATGATGCATTTTCTGCACTGCTGCAGCAAAAACAGAGCTTTCTTGCTGCTGTTTCTCTGCAGCTGCTATTTTTCTGTACTGATGCTGTTTCTGCTCCCCCTGCAGGCTGCATAACATCTTGGATTCATTGGCTATCAGTGATTGGAAACCCACATCCATATGAAGGCTCCAACATACTGCTTTCACCTCGTTTGCTGTTTCTCCTCTGCTCCAACAAAAAACTTCAACTGATCATCCTTTGTGCAACTTTCTTGGCCTTGTTGAAACAACTTTTAGTGCTGCTGCAGCAAGCACCCTCATATGGCTCTAATGTGATGAGGATCTATCTCAGTTCAGGGAGTTTTCTAAAACTCTCGTTTCATTTTTTCATGCTCTCAAATATCTTGGGTTCCTGCTGCAGGTTCATGGGCATCATGGTATCACTGCCTCTGCTGCAGCAACTCCATTGTCTCATAAGGTTATGATTTTGTCTCCTTCTTTTCACGTCCCCGGCCATCGATTGCCCCTGATGTACACTCACTCCTGTGCATTAGAGAGCTCCATTGGcctctttcctttctttaaaAGCTGGAAGGTTTGCGATCTTGCGCCTTTTCATCTCACAAACCGGGGAATAGGAACACAAGCACttgtttttcatatattttgtcttaCTCATCTCCTCGTCCTTCAGCTTACACACATTGCTGCTCACTCTCTTCTTTCATATTGATCACGTTCGCTACACTTGCACAATCACTTGCTTTCATACTTTTTTGGCCTTACTTGCTCTTACACTCAAAACTCATACATTTCCTACACAAATTTTGGTCCATCTGACAACACATTGACTCATTGGTGTACTCGGAGTCCTCAAATTACATTGCTCAACAACATGCCTGTTTATTTCAAGCAATTGAAGTGTTTCAACccttttgtcaaattttcaaaaccagCCCACTGTTTGTTGGTTTCTTTTCAATTCCTGCACCAGTTTCCActtgttttgaatttgtttctttGAGAGCATGGTCTGTAATTTTCATGGGAGGTACTTATTGTTGTTGCAAAAGAGAAGcaacagaagaaaaaaaaaaaagagaggaaaaaatcaaaaaagagaaggaagaaaggaTGGATAAGAAAAGAATGGAGAAAAAAGATGGGCCGCACGCATTCTGGACTGAGGAGGCAGACTGGCTTCACTGGGCTGCACTGCTACTGGTCTGTGAGACTGGGCTGAACCAAGCACTGCTGCATTGGGCTCTTTCTGGACCACCTCGCAGGCTACCTCTGCTGGAGCTTAAAACCGGGCCTCCAATCCAATTGGGCAATTTGAcattgaaatttcattttgcaGCTGccaagataaaaagaaaaacagaaaggGTACAGAAAAAAGCAAACATTGTAAAGGAGGAGAAATGGAGAAATTTGAAAGCTGGTTATTTGAGTGGTGGCAGACTATTCACGATTTTGCGATTTTCGTCTTCAATTTTCTTTGGTGTTTTTTGGtggaaatttgattttgggCTTCACCCTTTTTATAACAAACATGggctatttttgttttattgatttgggttgaaaatttcaatttttttgaaagcagcagcagctgGACTTCCTTTTCGTGATTTGGGCTTCTCCTAATTTTGTTCTTGGGCTCTAAAATTTTGAGGTTTTCTGCTGGGCTGGGCACATTGCTGGGCCGGCCTTTTTCACCAGGCTGTTCTACAATTCTTTCATATAGCGATGTTCCAACTGGGCCGAGAATACTGGGCCACCGGACTGTCTGGGCTGCATCACTGACTTGGGCCGCGCTCTTCAGCCACCAGCCCACTTACACCTTGGACTTTCAGCAGCAATTGACCGCGGGACTCCTAGTATTACAAAGATTTTTTGGGCTAATTTTTGCTAAGCCCaacttttgtcttttttgggctcttttattttgtgtagGATCTTTTATTGTACAATAACAATTTCACATTTACCTTTTAATTTAGATGGGATGGGGATCCCGACAAGTCcctattttctataaaaaaaaagaaaaaaccctaaaccctaaaccctaacccctaaaccctaaaccctaaaccctcaCTTATTTGGGAGAATGGACTGAATAGGGATTTTTCCTTGTAGGCTTGATTTTGTTAGGCAAAACTGGAAAAGCAGGAAAGGAAAACAAGaggaaaaaacagaaaaaagagagtatatgagcaagaaaaaagaaggaaaaaagagaggaaagaaggagaaagcaaaaaagcagaaaaagaCGGAAACAAGCAGAGgaaaaaagagggaaaaaaagaaaaaagaagaaagaaaaatgagaagagAGATGATTGGAAAATGAGAGGCTCAGTTTGTTTTGAGGCTCAGTTTGTTTTTGGAATTGGA from Sesamum indicum cultivar Zhongzhi No. 13 linkage group LG3, S_indicum_v1.0, whole genome shotgun sequence harbors:
- the LOC105157045 gene encoding uncharacterized protein LOC105157045 (The sequence of the model RefSeq protein was modified relative to this genomic sequence to represent the inferred CDS: added 84 bases not found in genome assembly), with the translated sequence MAKPPVRPEIDVGAPAAAPPPAAVGLEPLLTELTRSTVNPPLTELTRSTQSTEQIQHPSSSIPTSNFPKKTFAEVLAPTRASKPATPAPHKYFPVDLPSPGIGTVLTGDKGPTLLFTDDETEVLAAPFKFALVGKFSHGAPSYSILHKLIAGTGIKNKFTVSMLNTRHVLISLSCEADFSRLWLRRIWYIQGYPMRVFKWTPAFTPSKESSIVPVWVSFPELPAHLFRKEVLFTVASMIGTPLQIDDATLNQSKLSKARACIELDLLKPRLENFQIQICGTTIVQRIEYEDIPHYCSLCKHVGHQDSDCYTKGDAPKPPPRKPSNRAGKKVAEEVGRGKAVAKETGESSKMMDQPAKDPRYQTEHKTDSMASVDENIVSVDIANTTCEEGKANKMAEGNWIQVGNATMLLQENSDKGETLVIDATPLKICDPPCFTNCNPADSVEQLLLELASPDKLPRNDFIVEILPEYLVKNTELKLRVMKQRSTSCGPRIKTDRIKEKWKKQNG